In a single window of the Globicephala melas chromosome 10, mGloMel1.2, whole genome shotgun sequence genome:
- the PCBP2 gene encoding poly(rC)-binding protein 2 isoform X29, whose amino-acid sequence MDTGVIEGGLNVTLTIRLLMHGKEVGSIIGKKGESVKKMREESGARINISEGNCPERIITLAGPTNAIFKAFAMIIDKLEEDISSSMTNSTAASRPPVTLRLVVPASQCGSLIGKGGCKIKEIRESTGAQVQVAGDMLPNSTERAITIAGIPQSIIECVKQICVVMLETLSQSPPKGVTIPYRPKPSSSPVIFAGGQLTKLHQLAMQQSHFPMTHGNTGFSGIESSSPEVKGYWGLDASAQTTSHELTIPNDLIGCIIGRQGAKINEIRQMSGAQIKIANPVEGSTDRQVTITGSAASISLAQYLINVRLSSETGGMGSS is encoded by the exons ATGGACACCGGTGTGATTGAAGGTGGATTAAATGTCACTCTCACCATCCGGCTACTTATGCATGGAAAG GAAGTTGGCAGTATCATCGGGAAG AAAGGAGAATCAGTTAAGAAGATGCGTGAGGAG AGTGGTGCACGTATCAACATCTCAGAAGGGAATTGTCCTGAGAGGATTATCACTTTGGCTGGACCCACTAATGCCATCTTCAAAGCCTTTGCTATGATCATTGACAAACTGGAAGAG GACATCAGCAGCTCTATGACCAATAGCACAGCTGCCAGTAGACCCCCAGTCACTCTGAGGCTGGTGGTCCCTGCTAGTCAGTGTGGCTCTCTCATTGGGAAAGGTGGTTGCAAGATCAAGGAAATACGTGAG AGTACAGGGGCTCAGGTCCAGGTGGCAGGGGATATGCTCCCCAACTCAACTGAGCGGGCCATCACTATTGCTGGCATTCCGCAGTCCATCATTGAGTGTGTGAAACAGATCTGCGTGGTCATGTTGGAG actcTCTCCCAGTCCCCCCCGAAGGGCGTGACCATCCCGTACCGGCCCAAGCCGTCCAGTTCTCCAGTCATCTTTGCAGGTGGTCAG TTGACCAAGCTGCACCAGTTGGCAATGCAACAGTCTCATTTTCCCATGACGCATGGCAACACCGGATTCAGTG GCATTGAATCCAGCTCTCCAGAGGTGAAAGGCTATTGGg GTTTGGATGCATCTGCTCAGACTACTTCTCATGAACTCACCATTCCAAACGAT TTGATTGGCTGCATAATCGGGCGTCAAGGCGCCAAAATCAATGAGATCCGTCAGATGTCTGGGGCGCAGATCAAAATTGCGAACCCAGTGGAAGGATCTACTGATAGGCAGGTTACCATCACTGGATCTGCTGCCAGCATTAGCCTGGCTCAATATCTAATCAATGTCAG gCTTTCCTCGGAGACGGGTGGCATGGGGAGCAGCTAG
- the PCBP2 gene encoding poly(rC)-binding protein 2 isoform X18, with amino-acid sequence MDTGVIEGGLNVTLTIRLLMHGKEVGSIIGKKGESVKKMREESGARINISEGNCPERIITLAGPTNAIFKAFAMIIDKLEEDISSSMTNSTAASRPPVTLRLVVPASQCGSLIGKGGCKIKEIRESTGAQVQVAGDMLPNSTERAITIAGIPQSIIECVKQICVVMLETLSQSPPKGVTIPYRPKPSSSPVIFAGGQLTKLHQLAMQQSHFPMTHGNTGFSGLDASAQTTSHELTIPNDLIGCIIGRQGAKINEIRQMSGAQIKIANPVEGSTDRQVTITGSAASISLAQYLINVSLENAKPSSQAASVTIPDHLSINLSQPSTPSSSSSSSTTTPSLATAGTSDAPSSLPNPLPTAPCVSSLLGMKPIPLLALNVVSAAKGAGASATTTTTSAVPCVTNKLKSEKQRFSPY; translated from the exons ATGGACACCGGTGTGATTGAAGGTGGATTAAATGTCACTCTCACCATCCGGCTACTTATGCATGGAAAG GAAGTTGGCAGTATCATCGGGAAG AAAGGAGAATCAGTTAAGAAGATGCGTGAGGAG AGTGGTGCACGTATCAACATCTCAGAAGGGAATTGTCCTGAGAGGATTATCACTTTGGCTGGACCCACTAATGCCATCTTCAAAGCCTTTGCTATGATCATTGACAAACTGGAAGAG GACATCAGCAGCTCTATGACCAATAGCACAGCTGCCAGTAGACCCCCAGTCACTCTGAGGCTGGTGGTCCCTGCTAGTCAGTGTGGCTCTCTCATTGGGAAAGGTGGTTGCAAGATCAAGGAAATACGTGAG AGTACAGGGGCTCAGGTCCAGGTGGCAGGGGATATGCTCCCCAACTCAACTGAGCGGGCCATCACTATTGCTGGCATTCCGCAGTCCATCATTGAGTGTGTGAAACAGATCTGCGTGGTCATGTTGGAG actcTCTCCCAGTCCCCCCCGAAGGGCGTGACCATCCCGTACCGGCCCAAGCCGTCCAGTTCTCCAGTCATCTTTGCAGGTGGTCAG TTGACCAAGCTGCACCAGTTGGCAATGCAACAGTCTCATTTTCCCATGACGCATGGCAACACCGGATTCAGTG GTTTGGATGCATCTGCTCAGACTACTTCTCATGAACTCACCATTCCAAACGAT TTGATTGGCTGCATAATCGGGCGTCAAGGCGCCAAAATCAATGAGATCCGTCAGATGTCTGGGGCGCAGATCAAAATTGCGAACCCAGTGGAAGGATCTACTGATAGGCAGGTTACCATCACTGGATCTGCTGCCAGCATTAGCCTGGCTCAATATCTAATCAATGTCAG TTTAGAAAACGCTAAACCCTCCTCCCAGGCAGCCTCCGTCACGATCCCTGATCACCTCAGCATCAACCTCTCTCAACCCTCcaccccttcttcttcttcttcctcctccaccaccaccccctcgcTCGCCACAGCGGGGACCTCCGACGCACCCTCCAGCCTCCCCAACCCTCTTCCGACCGCCCCTTGTGTCTCCAGTCTGCTTGGCATGAAACCCATCCCTCTCCTGGCTCTAAATGTTGTGTCTGCTGCTAAGGGTGCCGGGGCTTcagctaccaccaccaccacctctgccGTGCCATGTGTAACTAACAAACTGAAAAGCGAGAAACAGAGATTCTCTCCCTACTGA
- the PCBP2 gene encoding poly(rC)-binding protein 2 isoform X28, giving the protein MDTGVIEGGLNVTLTIRLLMHGKEVGSIIGKKGESVKKMREESGARINISEGNCPERIITLAGPTNAIFKAFAMIIDKLEEDISSSMTNSTAASRPPVTLRLVVPASQCGSLIGKGGCKIKEIRESTGAQVQVAGDMLPNSTERAITIAGIPQSIIECVKQICVVMLETLSQSPPKGVTIPYRPKPSSSPVIFAGGQAYTIQGQYAIPQPDLTKLHQLAMQQSHFPMTHGNTGFSGLDASAQTTSHELTIPNDLIGCIIGRQGAKINEIRQMSGAQIKIANPVEGSTDRQVTITGSAASISLAQYLINVRLSSETGGMGSS; this is encoded by the exons ATGGACACCGGTGTGATTGAAGGTGGATTAAATGTCACTCTCACCATCCGGCTACTTATGCATGGAAAG GAAGTTGGCAGTATCATCGGGAAG AAAGGAGAATCAGTTAAGAAGATGCGTGAGGAG AGTGGTGCACGTATCAACATCTCAGAAGGGAATTGTCCTGAGAGGATTATCACTTTGGCTGGACCCACTAATGCCATCTTCAAAGCCTTTGCTATGATCATTGACAAACTGGAAGAG GACATCAGCAGCTCTATGACCAATAGCACAGCTGCCAGTAGACCCCCAGTCACTCTGAGGCTGGTGGTCCCTGCTAGTCAGTGTGGCTCTCTCATTGGGAAAGGTGGTTGCAAGATCAAGGAAATACGTGAG AGTACAGGGGCTCAGGTCCAGGTGGCAGGGGATATGCTCCCCAACTCAACTGAGCGGGCCATCACTATTGCTGGCATTCCGCAGTCCATCATTGAGTGTGTGAAACAGATCTGCGTGGTCATGTTGGAG actcTCTCCCAGTCCCCCCCGAAGGGCGTGACCATCCCGTACCGGCCCAAGCCGTCCAGTTCTCCAGTCATCTTTGCAGGTGGTCAG GCCTATACCATTCAAGGACAGTATGCCATTCCACAGCCAGAT TTGACCAAGCTGCACCAGTTGGCAATGCAACAGTCTCATTTTCCCATGACGCATGGCAACACCGGATTCAGTG GTTTGGATGCATCTGCTCAGACTACTTCTCATGAACTCACCATTCCAAACGAT TTGATTGGCTGCATAATCGGGCGTCAAGGCGCCAAAATCAATGAGATCCGTCAGATGTCTGGGGCGCAGATCAAAATTGCGAACCCAGTGGAAGGATCTACTGATAGGCAGGTTACCATCACTGGATCTGCTGCCAGCATTAGCCTGGCTCAATATCTAATCAATGTCAG gCTTTCCTCGGAGACGGGTGGCATGGGGAGCAGCTAG
- the PCBP2 gene encoding poly(rC)-binding protein 2 isoform X7: protein MDTGVIEGGLNVTLTIRLLMHGKEVGSIIGKKGESVKKMREESGARINISEGNCPERIITLAGPTNAIFKAFAMIIDKLEEDISSSMTNSTAASRPPVTLRLVVPASQCGSLIGKGGCKIKEIRESTGAQVQVAGDMLPNSTERAITIAGIPQSIIECVKQICVVMLETLSQSPPKGVTIPYRPKPSSSPVIFAGGQDRYSTGSDSASFPHTTPSMCLNPDLEGPPLELTKLHQLAMQQSHFPMTHGNTGFSGIESSSPEVKGYWGLDASAQTTSHELTIPNDLIGCIIGRQGAKINEIRQMSGAQIKIANPVEGSTDRQVTITGSAASISLAQYLINVSLENAKPSSQAASVTIPDHLSINLSQPSTPSSSSSSSTTTPSLATAGTSDAPSSLPNPLPTAPCVSSLLGMKPIPLLALNVVSAAKGAGASATTTTTSAVPCVTNKLKSEKQRFSPY from the exons ATGGACACCGGTGTGATTGAAGGTGGATTAAATGTCACTCTCACCATCCGGCTACTTATGCATGGAAAG GAAGTTGGCAGTATCATCGGGAAG AAAGGAGAATCAGTTAAGAAGATGCGTGAGGAG AGTGGTGCACGTATCAACATCTCAGAAGGGAATTGTCCTGAGAGGATTATCACTTTGGCTGGACCCACTAATGCCATCTTCAAAGCCTTTGCTATGATCATTGACAAACTGGAAGAG GACATCAGCAGCTCTATGACCAATAGCACAGCTGCCAGTAGACCCCCAGTCACTCTGAGGCTGGTGGTCCCTGCTAGTCAGTGTGGCTCTCTCATTGGGAAAGGTGGTTGCAAGATCAAGGAAATACGTGAG AGTACAGGGGCTCAGGTCCAGGTGGCAGGGGATATGCTCCCCAACTCAACTGAGCGGGCCATCACTATTGCTGGCATTCCGCAGTCCATCATTGAGTGTGTGAAACAGATCTGCGTGGTCATGTTGGAG actcTCTCCCAGTCCCCCCCGAAGGGCGTGACCATCCCGTACCGGCCCAAGCCGTCCAGTTCTCCAGTCATCTTTGCAGGTGGTCAG GACAGGTACAGCACAGGCAGCGACAGTGCGAGCTTTCCCCACACCACCCCGTCCATGTGCCTCAACCCTGACCTGGAGGGACCACCTCTAGAG TTGACCAAGCTGCACCAGTTGGCAATGCAACAGTCTCATTTTCCCATGACGCATGGCAACACCGGATTCAGTG GCATTGAATCCAGCTCTCCAGAGGTGAAAGGCTATTGGg GTTTGGATGCATCTGCTCAGACTACTTCTCATGAACTCACCATTCCAAACGAT TTGATTGGCTGCATAATCGGGCGTCAAGGCGCCAAAATCAATGAGATCCGTCAGATGTCTGGGGCGCAGATCAAAATTGCGAACCCAGTGGAAGGATCTACTGATAGGCAGGTTACCATCACTGGATCTGCTGCCAGCATTAGCCTGGCTCAATATCTAATCAATGTCAG TTTAGAAAACGCTAAACCCTCCTCCCAGGCAGCCTCCGTCACGATCCCTGATCACCTCAGCATCAACCTCTCTCAACCCTCcaccccttcttcttcttcttcctcctccaccaccaccccctcgcTCGCCACAGCGGGGACCTCCGACGCACCCTCCAGCCTCCCCAACCCTCTTCCGACCGCCCCTTGTGTCTCCAGTCTGCTTGGCATGAAACCCATCCCTCTCCTGGCTCTAAATGTTGTGTCTGCTGCTAAGGGTGCCGGGGCTTcagctaccaccaccaccacctctgccGTGCCATGTGTAACTAACAAACTGAAAAGCGAGAAACAGAGATTCTCTCCCTACTGA
- the PCBP2 gene encoding poly(rC)-binding protein 2 isoform X3: MDTGVIEGGLNVTLTIRLLMHGKEVGSIIGKKGESVKKMREESGARINISEGNCPERIITLAGPTNAIFKAFAMIIDKLEEDISSSMTNSTAASRPPVTLRLVVPASQCGSLIGKGGCKIKEIRESTGAQVQVAGDMLPNSTERAITIAGIPQSIIECVKQICVVMLESPPKGVTIPYRPKPSSSPVIFAGGQDRYSTGSDSASFPHTTPSMCLNPDLEGPPLEAYTIQGQYAIPQPDLTKLHQLAMQQSHFPMTHGNTGFSGIESSSPEVKGYWAGLDASAQTTSHELTIPNDLIGCIIGRQGAKINEIRQMSGAQIKIANPVEGSTDRQVTITGSAASISLAQYLINVSLENAKPSSQAASVTIPDHLSINLSQPSTPSSSSSSSTTTPSLATAGTSDAPSSLPNPLPTAPCVSSLLGMKPIPLLALNVVSAAKGAGASATTTTTSAVPCVTNKLKSEKQRFSPY, translated from the exons ATGGACACCGGTGTGATTGAAGGTGGATTAAATGTCACTCTCACCATCCGGCTACTTATGCATGGAAAG GAAGTTGGCAGTATCATCGGGAAG AAAGGAGAATCAGTTAAGAAGATGCGTGAGGAG AGTGGTGCACGTATCAACATCTCAGAAGGGAATTGTCCTGAGAGGATTATCACTTTGGCTGGACCCACTAATGCCATCTTCAAAGCCTTTGCTATGATCATTGACAAACTGGAAGAG GACATCAGCAGCTCTATGACCAATAGCACAGCTGCCAGTAGACCCCCAGTCACTCTGAGGCTGGTGGTCCCTGCTAGTCAGTGTGGCTCTCTCATTGGGAAAGGTGGTTGCAAGATCAAGGAAATACGTGAG AGTACAGGGGCTCAGGTCCAGGTGGCAGGGGATATGCTCCCCAACTCAACTGAGCGGGCCATCACTATTGCTGGCATTCCGCAGTCCATCATTGAGTGTGTGAAACAGATCTGCGTGGTCATGTTGGAG TCCCCCCCGAAGGGCGTGACCATCCCGTACCGGCCCAAGCCGTCCAGTTCTCCAGTCATCTTTGCAGGTGGTCAG GACAGGTACAGCACAGGCAGCGACAGTGCGAGCTTTCCCCACACCACCCCGTCCATGTGCCTCAACCCTGACCTGGAGGGACCACCTCTAGAG GCCTATACCATTCAAGGACAGTATGCCATTCCACAGCCAGAT TTGACCAAGCTGCACCAGTTGGCAATGCAACAGTCTCATTTTCCCATGACGCATGGCAACACCGGATTCAGTG GCATTGAATCCAGCTCTCCAGAGGTGAAAGGCTATTGGg CAGGTTTGGATGCATCTGCTCAGACTACTTCTCATGAACTCACCATTCCAAACGAT TTGATTGGCTGCATAATCGGGCGTCAAGGCGCCAAAATCAATGAGATCCGTCAGATGTCTGGGGCGCAGATCAAAATTGCGAACCCAGTGGAAGGATCTACTGATAGGCAGGTTACCATCACTGGATCTGCTGCCAGCATTAGCCTGGCTCAATATCTAATCAATGTCAG TTTAGAAAACGCTAAACCCTCCTCCCAGGCAGCCTCCGTCACGATCCCTGATCACCTCAGCATCAACCTCTCTCAACCCTCcaccccttcttcttcttcttcctcctccaccaccaccccctcgcTCGCCACAGCGGGGACCTCCGACGCACCCTCCAGCCTCCCCAACCCTCTTCCGACCGCCCCTTGTGTCTCCAGTCTGCTTGGCATGAAACCCATCCCTCTCCTGGCTCTAAATGTTGTGTCTGCTGCTAAGGGTGCCGGGGCTTcagctaccaccaccaccacctctgccGTGCCATGTGTAACTAACAAACTGAAAAGCGAGAAACAGAGATTCTCTCCCTACTGA
- the PCBP2 gene encoding poly(rC)-binding protein 2 isoform X17 produces the protein MDTGVIEGGLNVTLTIRLLMHGKEVGSIIGKKGESVKKMREESGARINISEGNCPERIITLAGPTNAIFKAFAMIIDKLEEDISSSMTNSTAASRPPVTLRLVVPASQCGSLIGKGGCKIKEIRESTGAQVQVAGDMLPNSTERAITIAGIPQSIIECVKQICVVMLETLSQSPPKGVTIPYRPKPSSSPVIFAGGQLTKLHQLAMQQSHFPMTHGNTGFSAGLDASAQTTSHELTIPNDLIGCIIGRQGAKINEIRQMSGAQIKIANPVEGSTDRQVTITGSAASISLAQYLINVSLENAKPSSQAASVTIPDHLSINLSQPSTPSSSSSSSTTTPSLATAGTSDAPSSLPNPLPTAPCVSSLLGMKPIPLLALNVVSAAKGAGASATTTTTSAVPCVTNKLKSEKQRFSPY, from the exons ATGGACACCGGTGTGATTGAAGGTGGATTAAATGTCACTCTCACCATCCGGCTACTTATGCATGGAAAG GAAGTTGGCAGTATCATCGGGAAG AAAGGAGAATCAGTTAAGAAGATGCGTGAGGAG AGTGGTGCACGTATCAACATCTCAGAAGGGAATTGTCCTGAGAGGATTATCACTTTGGCTGGACCCACTAATGCCATCTTCAAAGCCTTTGCTATGATCATTGACAAACTGGAAGAG GACATCAGCAGCTCTATGACCAATAGCACAGCTGCCAGTAGACCCCCAGTCACTCTGAGGCTGGTGGTCCCTGCTAGTCAGTGTGGCTCTCTCATTGGGAAAGGTGGTTGCAAGATCAAGGAAATACGTGAG AGTACAGGGGCTCAGGTCCAGGTGGCAGGGGATATGCTCCCCAACTCAACTGAGCGGGCCATCACTATTGCTGGCATTCCGCAGTCCATCATTGAGTGTGTGAAACAGATCTGCGTGGTCATGTTGGAG actcTCTCCCAGTCCCCCCCGAAGGGCGTGACCATCCCGTACCGGCCCAAGCCGTCCAGTTCTCCAGTCATCTTTGCAGGTGGTCAG TTGACCAAGCTGCACCAGTTGGCAATGCAACAGTCTCATTTTCCCATGACGCATGGCAACACCGGATTCAGTG CAGGTTTGGATGCATCTGCTCAGACTACTTCTCATGAACTCACCATTCCAAACGAT TTGATTGGCTGCATAATCGGGCGTCAAGGCGCCAAAATCAATGAGATCCGTCAGATGTCTGGGGCGCAGATCAAAATTGCGAACCCAGTGGAAGGATCTACTGATAGGCAGGTTACCATCACTGGATCTGCTGCCAGCATTAGCCTGGCTCAATATCTAATCAATGTCAG TTTAGAAAACGCTAAACCCTCCTCCCAGGCAGCCTCCGTCACGATCCCTGATCACCTCAGCATCAACCTCTCTCAACCCTCcaccccttcttcttcttcttcctcctccaccaccaccccctcgcTCGCCACAGCGGGGACCTCCGACGCACCCTCCAGCCTCCCCAACCCTCTTCCGACCGCCCCTTGTGTCTCCAGTCTGCTTGGCATGAAACCCATCCCTCTCCTGGCTCTAAATGTTGTGTCTGCTGCTAAGGGTGCCGGGGCTTcagctaccaccaccaccacctctgccGTGCCATGTGTAACTAACAAACTGAAAAGCGAGAAACAGAGATTCTCTCCCTACTGA
- the PCBP2 gene encoding poly(rC)-binding protein 2 isoform X11, protein MDTGVIEGGLNVTLTIRLLMHGKEVGSIIGKKGESVKKMREESGARINISEGNCPERIITLAGPTNAIFKAFAMIIDKLEEDISSSMTNSTAASRPPVTLRLVVPASQCGSLIGKGGCKIKEIRESTGAQVQVAGDMLPNSTERAITIAGIPQSIIECVKQICVVMLESPPKGVTIPYRPKPSSSPVIFAGGQAYTIQGQYAIPQPDLTKLHQLAMQQSHFPMTHGNTGFSGIESSSPEVKGYWAGLDASAQTTSHELTIPNDLIGCIIGRQGAKINEIRQMSGAQIKIANPVEGSTDRQVTITGSAASISLAQYLINVSLENAKPSSQAASVTIPDHLSINLSQPSTPSSSSSSSTTTPSLATAGTSDAPSSLPNPLPTAPCVSSLLGMKPIPLLALNVVSAAKGAGASATTTTTSAVPCVTNKLKSEKQRFSPY, encoded by the exons ATGGACACCGGTGTGATTGAAGGTGGATTAAATGTCACTCTCACCATCCGGCTACTTATGCATGGAAAG GAAGTTGGCAGTATCATCGGGAAG AAAGGAGAATCAGTTAAGAAGATGCGTGAGGAG AGTGGTGCACGTATCAACATCTCAGAAGGGAATTGTCCTGAGAGGATTATCACTTTGGCTGGACCCACTAATGCCATCTTCAAAGCCTTTGCTATGATCATTGACAAACTGGAAGAG GACATCAGCAGCTCTATGACCAATAGCACAGCTGCCAGTAGACCCCCAGTCACTCTGAGGCTGGTGGTCCCTGCTAGTCAGTGTGGCTCTCTCATTGGGAAAGGTGGTTGCAAGATCAAGGAAATACGTGAG AGTACAGGGGCTCAGGTCCAGGTGGCAGGGGATATGCTCCCCAACTCAACTGAGCGGGCCATCACTATTGCTGGCATTCCGCAGTCCATCATTGAGTGTGTGAAACAGATCTGCGTGGTCATGTTGGAG TCCCCCCCGAAGGGCGTGACCATCCCGTACCGGCCCAAGCCGTCCAGTTCTCCAGTCATCTTTGCAGGTGGTCAG GCCTATACCATTCAAGGACAGTATGCCATTCCACAGCCAGAT TTGACCAAGCTGCACCAGTTGGCAATGCAACAGTCTCATTTTCCCATGACGCATGGCAACACCGGATTCAGTG GCATTGAATCCAGCTCTCCAGAGGTGAAAGGCTATTGGg CAGGTTTGGATGCATCTGCTCAGACTACTTCTCATGAACTCACCATTCCAAACGAT TTGATTGGCTGCATAATCGGGCGTCAAGGCGCCAAAATCAATGAGATCCGTCAGATGTCTGGGGCGCAGATCAAAATTGCGAACCCAGTGGAAGGATCTACTGATAGGCAGGTTACCATCACTGGATCTGCTGCCAGCATTAGCCTGGCTCAATATCTAATCAATGTCAG TTTAGAAAACGCTAAACCCTCCTCCCAGGCAGCCTCCGTCACGATCCCTGATCACCTCAGCATCAACCTCTCTCAACCCTCcaccccttcttcttcttcttcctcctccaccaccaccccctcgcTCGCCACAGCGGGGACCTCCGACGCACCCTCCAGCCTCCCCAACCCTCTTCCGACCGCCCCTTGTGTCTCCAGTCTGCTTGGCATGAAACCCATCCCTCTCCTGGCTCTAAATGTTGTGTCTGCTGCTAAGGGTGCCGGGGCTTcagctaccaccaccaccacctctgccGTGCCATGTGTAACTAACAAACTGAAAAGCGAGAAACAGAGATTCTCTCCCTACTGA
- the PCBP2 gene encoding poly(rC)-binding protein 2 isoform X15, which yields MDTGVIEGGLNVTLTIRLLMHGKEVGSIIGKKGESVKKMREESGARINISEGNCPERIITLAGPTNAIFKAFAMIIDKLEEDISSSMTNSTAASRPPVTLRLVVPASQCGSLIGKGGCKIKEIRESTGAQVQVAGDMLPNSTERAITIAGIPQSIIECVKQICVVMLETLSQSPPKGVTIPYRPKPSSSPVIFAGGQLTKLHQLAMQQSHFPMTHGNTGFSGIESSSPEVKGYWGLDASAQTTSHELTIPNDLIGCIIGRQGAKINEIRQMSGAQIKIANPVEGSTDRQVTITGSAASISLAQYLINVSLENAKPSSQAASVTIPDHLSINLSQPSTPSSSSSSSTTTPSLATAGTSDAPSSLPNPLPTAPCVSSLLGMKPIPLLALNVVSAAKGAGASATTTTTSAVPCVTNKLKSEKQRFSPY from the exons ATGGACACCGGTGTGATTGAAGGTGGATTAAATGTCACTCTCACCATCCGGCTACTTATGCATGGAAAG GAAGTTGGCAGTATCATCGGGAAG AAAGGAGAATCAGTTAAGAAGATGCGTGAGGAG AGTGGTGCACGTATCAACATCTCAGAAGGGAATTGTCCTGAGAGGATTATCACTTTGGCTGGACCCACTAATGCCATCTTCAAAGCCTTTGCTATGATCATTGACAAACTGGAAGAG GACATCAGCAGCTCTATGACCAATAGCACAGCTGCCAGTAGACCCCCAGTCACTCTGAGGCTGGTGGTCCCTGCTAGTCAGTGTGGCTCTCTCATTGGGAAAGGTGGTTGCAAGATCAAGGAAATACGTGAG AGTACAGGGGCTCAGGTCCAGGTGGCAGGGGATATGCTCCCCAACTCAACTGAGCGGGCCATCACTATTGCTGGCATTCCGCAGTCCATCATTGAGTGTGTGAAACAGATCTGCGTGGTCATGTTGGAG actcTCTCCCAGTCCCCCCCGAAGGGCGTGACCATCCCGTACCGGCCCAAGCCGTCCAGTTCTCCAGTCATCTTTGCAGGTGGTCAG TTGACCAAGCTGCACCAGTTGGCAATGCAACAGTCTCATTTTCCCATGACGCATGGCAACACCGGATTCAGTG GCATTGAATCCAGCTCTCCAGAGGTGAAAGGCTATTGGg GTTTGGATGCATCTGCTCAGACTACTTCTCATGAACTCACCATTCCAAACGAT TTGATTGGCTGCATAATCGGGCGTCAAGGCGCCAAAATCAATGAGATCCGTCAGATGTCTGGGGCGCAGATCAAAATTGCGAACCCAGTGGAAGGATCTACTGATAGGCAGGTTACCATCACTGGATCTGCTGCCAGCATTAGCCTGGCTCAATATCTAATCAATGTCAG TTTAGAAAACGCTAAACCCTCCTCCCAGGCAGCCTCCGTCACGATCCCTGATCACCTCAGCATCAACCTCTCTCAACCCTCcaccccttcttcttcttcttcctcctccaccaccaccccctcgcTCGCCACAGCGGGGACCTCCGACGCACCCTCCAGCCTCCCCAACCCTCTTCCGACCGCCCCTTGTGTCTCCAGTCTGCTTGGCATGAAACCCATCCCTCTCCTGGCTCTAAATGTTGTGTCTGCTGCTAAGGGTGCCGGGGCTTcagctaccaccaccaccacctctgccGTGCCATGTGTAACTAACAAACTGAAAAGCGAGAAACAGAGATTCTCTCCCTACTGA